The Methanofastidiosum sp. genomic sequence TCCAATCATTGCAGCCCCTGCAAGGACTGCTCCAATTGTTCTTAATTTCATATATTTTCACCTTAAATAGGTTTTAATTTAATTTCTCAAAAGGGTACAATATTATATTGATTGACTTTATTTATAAATCTTTTGTCTAAAAAGAGATAGGAGTTCATATAGATGCTTTTTAAAAGAATAATAAGAAATAAAATAAATTATTTTTTCTTTTTTAAGTAAATATATAGTAGGGCCGCTACAGATCCACCAAAGATGCCAACTTCTTCAAATGGAGTATTTTTAATTTCAGATTGTTCGTCATTCTTTTTAATTTCTTCGTTAAAGGTTATGTTTTCTACGTTTTGAGCATTTTCGATAACTTGGTTTTCGGGTATTGTAGTTGGAACAGTTTCAGCAACTGAGCTAGTAATATTATAATTCAAATCAGTCGGAGGTATTGCGTAAGCAGTTAAATTATAATAACATACTTTTGGTTCAATTATTATTTTTTGATTAGAATCCATGTATTTTACTGAACTTGCTAGAATATAATTAGCATTTTTTGGTATGTAAACGTGCCAAATAGATTTATCAGATTCAATTTTATTCCATAGTTCGTTACCATTCCAATCGAATAAATAATAGCCACCCTTATTAGAAGTACCAACTGCCATGAACTTACCATCTGAAGAAATAGATAGTGCACTGGGCATACCTTTTAATTCTTTTTTCCATACTACGTCTCCACTTTCAACAAAGAAATAGAGATTATTGCTATCTGTGCCTATTACTATATGTTTTCCTGAATCAGACATTGTGGCAACTTTAATTTTTTCATTTGTAAGCGATTTTTTCCATAATATATTGCCAGTTATATCAGAAAATTCAATTCCAGTTTTGTCATGTACCAAGAGAACTCTTGAATTTTTATTATCAAATAATATCTCTTTTGGATCTCCTACATCTTTTGACCACAATAAAACTCCCGCTTTATTAAAGAGATAAAATTTGTTAGCGGTAGTG encodes the following:
- a CDS encoding PQQ-binding-like beta-propeller repeat protein; the encoded protein is MKKIFVLVFMMLLVTQFFSVVADETESFCFILPGSLSSISLVKSGFYTAASGYGSGSSIYVYGKDTIIWSTRKNASSVSISPNGDFLLALTSDGLEYYDLVGTTDPQKAQPSLVWVPLGGGWWGGFLDKSFSDNVSPKWKLNTLTNQREAKIFEESLILLSDSNKLSLLTNKGSLLWDYNFESNIKSVNPSSNKYIGVTTANKFYLFNKAGVLLWSKDVGDPKEILFDNKNSRVLLVHDKTGIEFSDITGNILWKKSLTNEKIKVATMSDSGKHIVIGTDSNNLYFFVESGDVVWKKELKGMPSALSISSDGKFMAVGTSNKGGYYLFDWNGNELWNKIESDKSIWHVYIPKNANYILASSVKYMDSNQKIIIEPKVCYYNLTAYAIPPTDLNYNITSSVAETVPTTIPENQVIENAQNVENITFNEEIKKNDEQSEIKNTPFEEVGIFGGSVAALLYIYLKKKK